The DNA region ATCTCCTAAACCTCTAGATATTCCTTCAGCAGCAGCATTCTTTAGAAAAATTGGTATAAATAGCTCTACTCCAATATCTTTAGTTAACCCATACGCAAATTCAGCTGCCCAGATAAGTTCTTTTTCTTCACCTGCTTTGATATATTCAAGCGTATTTTGCAGAATCCAAGCTCCTTTTTGGGTGGTAATTCTACCACCCAAACGCTCGCCAAGCGCTTCTCCTATTAATGGAGGTAATTGAGGATACGCAGTTGAATGGGTAATAAATAAGCTAAAGAAAAAAAAATACTTTAAATAGTTAAGCAGATAATCTTGCATTAAAACTTCCTTTCTTGCTTTTTTCTATCATAAAGGTATTTTTTTGACGCTTCAATATCAAAAAATGGGGATAAATAAAAAAAGCCACTTTATATAAAGTGGCTTAAAAAAATTATAAAAAAATTATTATTTACGGAGCGATTCTTTTAGTGTATCAACATATAGACCAATGATTATGCCTAGGCGTGCCCCTAATTCAAATGTGCTTGCTTTTTGCCCAGCGATCATATTTCCTTGATATAGTAATTCAGACCAAAAACAATCATCATAAGGTTTAGCTTGTGCAAGCTTGTAGACTGGTAAAGTTTCTATTTCTTTAACAACTTGTTCTACTATTTTCCAGCATTCTTCGTCGCAAGATAAAATAATTGAACAAATTTCCATTACTATCGGGCATTCTTCTTTTTTGTATGCTTTGGTAATATGGTTAGCTTTTGCAATTATTTTTGTTTTTGCATCCTGCCATTGAAGTGAATAAGTAGAAGTGCTCATAGTAACTAAGGCAATAAAGGCTAGTTTTCTTAACATAAGAATCCTTTGAATAGAAGATTTTAATAGGCATTAGTATAAAAAATTTTTTTGAGTTTGTAAATTTCATCAAGGTAAAAAATCAAGTCAAAAATTTTTTTCAGATTAGCATATTTTGCTCTTACAAAAGTAAAAAGAATTCTTGAGCTTTACATGATTAAAATCATATAGTGATTCAAAGGAGAAGCATGAATCAGATTTTAATGCGCTATTTAATTTTATTTAAGCATCTGTTTAAATCAAGCATTCAATTAACTTATGGTGTTTGGAAAATATCACATTTGCCTGCACCAATTGTGACTATATTTGGTGGTGCACGGTTAAAACAAACTGATTTTTTTGCACAAAAGGCGCATGAGTTGAGCCATCGATTAGTGCAGGCAAATATTTCAGTTATTAGTGGTGGCGGCACTGGTATTATGGAGGCAGTGAATTGTGGCGCAATTTTTAAGAAAACAGAAAAAATGAAAATGCGAACTTTAGGGATCACTGTGAAAGGTTTGGAGCCTCTAAATGTTTGTGCAAAAAATTTTATAACGCTTGATCATTTTTTTGCACGAAAATGGTTGATGATTAATTACTCAGTGGCTTTTGCAGTTTTTCCTGGAGGTTTTGGTACGCTTGATGAATTTGCGGAAGTTATAACTTTATTACAAACGCAAAAATTATTACCAGGTGTTCCCGTAATACTATTTGGAAGAGATTATTGGGATCCATTTATGAATTGGCTTCATGAATCTGCCTTAAAATATGGCTTAGTATCGTTAGAAGATATTAACTTGATACGCATTACTGATGATGTGTATGAAGCATTTTGTTTGTTGCAAGAACGCTGCGAACTATGCAAGAAATGTATTGCTGAATTAAACAATAAATGGGAGCAAAAATGAATTGGCAAGTAATAAAAGATGCTTTTTTTTATCTTGGCAATTTCCCTACCTATGTATATGGCTTATGGACTTTACATCGAATAAATAAACCAATTGTGACAATCTTTGGTGGAAAGCGAATGAAACAGGATTCAATATATTACAATCAGGCTTTTGAGCTAGGAAAAAAATTAATTGCCGCCGGTTTTGGGGTAATTACGGGAGGTGGCCCTGGTATTATGGAAGCGGGATTATGCGGTGCACGAGAACAAGGAGAAAAGTATTCATTGGGAATTGGGGTTGCTGGTGTTGATATTGAATTTGAATCGGTATGCAATCAGAAAACCATTTTTTTGCATGATTTTGCACATCGCAAACAATTGCTTATTTATTATTCAGTAGCATTCATAATATTTCCAGGAGGGATTGGTACATTAGATGAGCTTTTAGAAGTAATGAATTTAATGAAAACAAATAAAATTAAAATAATGCCAATTATTTTAATCAACAAAGAATATTGGCAATTGTTTTTAAATTGGTTTCAAATGGCTGTTAATAAAGGATATGTTAATAAAAAATATGCTGATATACTTCATGTGACAGATAATATTGATGATGTTTTAAATATTTTAGCCAAAAAAACTAAAGGAGCACATGGGTGATGAGCATATATGGATTTTCTTAGGAGTTACATCAGCATTTTTTGCCGCATTAGTAGGCATTTTTAATAAACTTGGGGTGGCTCATCTTGATAGCACTTTAGCAGTAATGATTTATACTTTTCTTACTTTTCTTTATCTTCTTTTGATAACTATTTTTAACAAAAAAATTTATCTTCTTTGGCATATTGATTCTCAGTCTTTATGTTATTTGTTTTTATCTGGATTATGCGGTGCTTGTTCTTGGCTCGCTTATTTTTTTGCATTAAAAATTGCACCGATTTCTCGGATAAGTATCATTGATCGTCTTACAATGATTTTTTTAGTATTGTTATCAATTGGGTTTGGGGAGCGTTTTTACTGGAAAACACTTATTGATTTATTAATTATAATGATAGGAATAATTTTTATTTTTTTAAATTAATATTTTTTTAAATTTAAGCGTTTGAGCAAGTTTTTCAGGAGATTGATAAAGAATAGTGTTAAAACCACATTCTCGCGCCGTATTAATATTTCTTTTATTGTTGTCAATAAAAATGCATTGATGAGCTGAGAGATTAAATTTTTTAATAAACTTTTCGAATGCTTCATGGTAAGGCTTTTGAATCCAATTATCATTTTCTTGTGCTACTGCAACATCATCAAAAAGATTTACAATATGCGGAAAGCGTTGTTTGAATTGTGCAAATGTACGCTGACCAATATTTGAAAATAAATACAGTGGGTGACCTTGATTTTTTAATTCTGCTACCAATCCTAATGTATCATCAATAGGAACCTGTTCATTCATCATATTAATAATAACATCAACGAACGGAGAAAATTTAGGATATTTTTTGGCAGTGCTTACAATATAATGTTCTGGAACGCGACTTGTAGTGAGTAATTGAATAATATGCTTTATAAAAGAAGGTGATAAAAAAAAGCAGAGTAAATCGATCCGATAACAATGCCTAACAAGATAACGGAGAATTTTTGGATAATTTTTTTTTACGAGAACATCATGTAAGTCAAAAACAAAGATAGCCTTATTTGGATTGGTATTCATAAATAATCCCCCTAACCCCAGCATTATCTTTTTTCATGCTACTTAATTCCTTTAAGAAAGGTAAAGGGTTTTAATGTAAATTTAGACAAAGAAGGATATAATTCATTCTTTTTGCTTATCATAATAATAAGAAAAATACAGCTTTAATTAAACAACTACTTTCAGAATGTATTGGTTTTCGATTGTCGTTTGATTAAAAGGTCCTTTTGCTTTTTGCCAAATTCGCTATACTAATAATAAAAAACACCTGTTTTTAATGATCGGAGAATTATATGAGCAAACGTTTTGCTTCTTCTGTTTTTATACTGCTATTTACTAGTGTATTATTTATTGTCAGTGGTATCAAAATAAACATGATTTGGGGATCTAGTTTTTCCTTTTTATCAGGGTTTAATTTGGTTGGGCCTTTGGCAGGGATCTTTTTAGGGCTACCATTTGCCATATTAATATTAGCCGTGAAATATCTTTTTAAATTATACATTTTAAGCGGCAACTTTCTTAACCCATTGCTTTATTATGTGCCAACTCTGTGTGCCATGGCATATTGGAAAGATAAATCAAAATTAATAAGACTTTTTCTTCCTTTAGTATGTATGGCTTTATTTGTGATTCATCCAATTGGTAATGCCGCGTGGTTTTATTCACTTTATTGGTTTATTCCTTTGGTAATTTACTGCTTGCCAACACAAACAATTTTTACCCAATCTTTAGGTAGTACTTTTACTGCGCATGCTGTTGGAACAGTATTGTGGCTTTATTTTGGTTCAATGAATGTTGAGCTTTTTTATACACTGATGCCAATTGTATTTATTGAACGGCTGTTGATCGCAAGTGGCATGACTATTATGTATTACTTATTGAGTGCGGCTCGATCTAGCACCCAAAGGTTAGCAAATCGAGTACATTTATATCTTTATGCATAAAAAAATTGATCGATAAAAAAGGAAGCATATGCAGCATCTAGCCTGTATTATGGATGGCAATCGTCGATGGGCAAAAAAAAATAGTTTAAGACCATGGCTAGGACATCGAAAAGGTGCTGAATCTATTCGTGAAGTAATCAAATTTTGTTTAAATAACAATATTCATTATTTATCTTTATTTACTTTTTCAATTGAAAATTTTAATAGATCTAAGCAAGAATGCACTTATCTTTTTAACTTAATTACACAAGAAGCTCAAAATCATTTAGGTGAATTTATTCAAAATGGTATACGAGTACGATTTATTGGTAATCGTGCATTATTTCCTGAATCAACTAAATCTATAATTGAGCAATTAGAACACAAAACTGAACAAAATACGCAATTGAATGTGAACTTTTTATTTTGTTATGGTGCTCGTCAAGAAATTATTGATGCAATCAAAATGGTTGTACGTAAAGTGAAAGCAGGCTTGCTTGCAGAAGATGAAATCTCTGAAGCATCTTTTTTTGATTATTTATGGACTCGTGGAGTACCGGAGCCGGATCTTATTATTCGAACTGGCGGTGCCGTGCGATTAAGTAATTTTTTATTGTATCAATCAGCGTATTCTGAATTTTATTTTTTAGATTGTTTATGGCCAGATATATCTCAAGTACATTTACAAA from Candidatus Babeliales bacterium includes:
- a CDS encoding HAD-IA family hydrolase, which gives rise to MNTNPNKAIFVFDLHDVLVKKNYPKILRYLVRHCYRIDLLCFFLSPSFIKHIIQLLTTSRVPEHYIVSTAKKYPKFSPFVDVIINMMNEQVPIDDTLGLVAELKNQGHPLYLFSNIGQRTFAQFKQRFPHIVNLFDDVAVAQENDNWIQKPYHEAFEKFIKKFNLSAHQCIFIDNNKRNINTARECGFNTILYQSPEKLAQTLKFKKILI
- a CDS encoding EamA family transporter gives rise to the protein MGDEHIWIFLGVTSAFFAALVGIFNKLGVAHLDSTLAVMIYTFLTFLYLLLITIFNKKIYLLWHIDSQSLCYLFLSGLCGACSWLAYFFALKIAPISRISIIDRLTMIFLVLLSIGFGERFYWKTLIDLLIIMIGIIFIFLN
- a CDS encoding TIGR00730 family Rossman fold protein, which produces MNWQVIKDAFFYLGNFPTYVYGLWTLHRINKPIVTIFGGKRMKQDSIYYNQAFELGKKLIAAGFGVITGGGPGIMEAGLCGAREQGEKYSLGIGVAGVDIEFESVCNQKTIFLHDFAHRKQLLIYYSVAFIIFPGGIGTLDELLEVMNLMKTNKIKIMPIILINKEYWQLFLNWFQMAVNKGYVNKKYADILHVTDNIDDVLNILAKKTKGAHG
- a CDS encoding TIGR00730 family Rossman fold protein — its product is MNQILMRYLILFKHLFKSSIQLTYGVWKISHLPAPIVTIFGGARLKQTDFFAQKAHELSHRLVQANISVISGGGTGIMEAVNCGAIFKKTEKMKMRTLGITVKGLEPLNVCAKNFITLDHFFARKWLMINYSVAFAVFPGGFGTLDEFAEVITLLQTQKLLPGVPVILFGRDYWDPFMNWLHESALKYGLVSLEDINLIRITDDVYEAFCLLQERCELCKKCIAELNNKWEQK
- the uppS gene encoding polyprenyl diphosphate synthase, whose translation is MQHLACIMDGNRRWAKKNSLRPWLGHRKGAESIREVIKFCLNNNIHYLSLFTFSIENFNRSKQECTYLFNLITQEAQNHLGEFIQNGIRVRFIGNRALFPESTKSIIEQLEHKTEQNTQLNVNFLFCYGARQEIIDAIKMVVRKVKAGLLAEDEISEASFFDYLWTRGVPEPDLIIRTGGAVRLSNFLLYQSAYSEFYFLDCLWPDISQVHLQKALGYFNDCKRNFGS